The following are from one region of the Procambarus clarkii isolate CNS0578487 chromosome 52, FALCON_Pclarkii_2.0, whole genome shotgun sequence genome:
- the LOC123763721 gene encoding mucin-2, protein MMTGSGTKPFTPEADLASTPPILLPGDDASTDTTRFTEDFTTLAPPASQLPENETSYPTGEEDEVTESYNATGYITLGSEEPSLTTTSFTTIPSDNFTDVGFGVSTTDTTPAVNATGEPFTTILRYRRKCQSRRPPHRRPGLPSTRILEAWQSSTDSASSTTPPGYEDTGGTTPTTDYRPTDGWTTSFTPDTERHLSSTITATTKVYVNITTVSMDEYDENTTSPAPTDEYNATVTVPAGHNKSRRRKRDSERDTEGDRGWPGPDSWTDTCFIRPHIHCRSHTRNTCDYARQHLPHICHHLMSHSSSQMCSTTSPSRQILLRLLIPHLLQTILQLMCPTSRICLYLMIPLRHTQHCLMIPLQQNYQLMTHLSPVSFCILMNLSPQLIPPQSPHTSRQYSVMSQRRRQVSDTYTADQTTPDDYYIKINDTSTAVMTTTESTVETSSVSLPTEAPLTDTAEPLTEGLPVTEGGPQTLTVTKVQTEAGVTTDGEVDEPSITRASSTTLTTGLVDVFTVVTQPPQDLENVTIPDSEFLYNASVNGFNITSTAISPVATEIPVFPKPEVPLLPATSESATEVPPTQTPVGTTEPSVTPLPLFPLTTSTSVTFTTAAPNVTFQVPTTLTPTSVVPGLATTTEPDEDDHTASSSVEEPVLETTSQRPREPPTTLTDTSVVPTTTSTTRPTALTPTETQSDQPPAVACGTGFCLNAGICVFRDANFSCQCPFNYRGASCEVYFYINKPYFVGASYLGVYVGNMSLRRGVQVYVQFTSQDPNGLVAYSEGSSDAFFMLLLRNSLLQFVFSCGLQTVSFLQGNDKLSRNYLTDVSVRMWWTPYRHDAPWGPGMCSASMQVNGTAPIYSEQRSSSPWVRLGLLYLGGLPSSYSSPLVVKAGFLPRLKGCVSLLEVRLHHHLAPHSHLHSLIE, encoded by the exons ATGATGACGGGCTCAGGAACCAAACCTTTTACACCAGAGGCTGACTTAGCTAGCACACCTCCCATTCTACTGCCGGGAGACGACGCATCCACTGATACTACCAGATTTACCGAAGACTTTACCACCCTTGCGCCCCCAGCCTCACAACTCCCCGAAAATGAAACTAGCTATCCCACTGGTGAAGAAGATGAGGTTACAGAATCTTATAACGCTACAGGATACATCACCCTTGGCTCGGAGGAGCCCTCGCTCACCACAACGTCCTTCACCACCATACCGTCCGATAATTTTACCGATGTTGGCTTTGGGGTGTCGACGACGGACACCACGCCGGCGGTTAACGCCACAGGCGAACCATTTACCACAATCCTACGATACCGTCGTAAGTGCCAATCGAGACGGCCACCCCACCGTCGTCCAGGCCTCCCGAGTACGAGGATACTGGAGGCCTGGCAGTCATCCACAGACTCAGCCTCGTCCACTACACCGCCAGGTTATGAGGACACTGGAGGTACAACACCCACTACAGATTACCGCCCTACAGATGGTTGGACAACTTCCTTCACACCAGACACTGAAAGACATCTTTCATCAACTATTACTGCGACAACGAAAGTTTATGTGAACATAACTACCGTGAGCATGGATGAATATGATGAGAACACCACGTCTCCTGCGCCTACTGATGAGTACAATGCAACCGTTACCGTGCCAGCCGGACATAACAAGAGTAGACGCCGTAAACGTGACAGTGAACgagacactgagggtgacagAGGCTGGCCTGGCCCTGACTCCTGGACCGACACCTGTTTCATCCGTCCCCACATACACTGCCGCTCCCACACCCGCAACACATGTGACTATGCACGACAACATCTACCACATATATGCCACCATTTAATGAGTCACTCTTCATCACAGATGTGTTCTACAACGAGTCCTTCACGTCAGATTTTACTACGATTATTGATTCCACATTTACTACAGACTATACTCCAACTAATGTGTCCTACATCACGGATATGTCTGTATTTGATGATTCCTCTACGACACACCCAACATTGCTTGATGATTCCTTTACAACAGAACTATCAACTTATGACACATCTTTCACCAGTGAGTTTTTGTATcctaatgaatctttcaccacagctaaTACCTCCACAGTCACCCCACACTTCACGACAATATTCAGTTATGTCACAGAGAAGACGACAGGTCAGTGACACCTATACAGCCGACCAAACGACTCCGGACGATTACTACATTAAAATAAACGACACGTCTACAGCTGTAATGACGACGACTGAGAGCACGGTGGAGACGTCCAGTGTGTCCCTCCCGACCGAGGCGCCGCTGACGGACACTGCAGAGCCACTGACTGAGGGCCTCCCTGTCACTGAAGGAGGACCACAGACCTTAACAGTGACAAAGGTACAGACCGAGGCAGGAGTCACTACTGATGGTGAAGTTGATGAACCCTCCATTACACGCGCCTCTTCCACCACGCTGACAACTGGCTTAGTTGATGTATTCACCGTAGTCACTCAACCTCCACAAGATCTCGAGAATGTAACTATACCCGACTCCGAATTCCTGTATAATGCTTCCGTGAACGGGTTTAATATCACCTCAACAGCTATTTCTCCTGTAGCAACTGAGATTCCAGTCTTTCCAAAGCCTGAAGTGCCTTTGCTTCCTGCAACGAGTGAGTCTGCCACAGAGGTACCACCAACTCAGACTCCAGTCGGTACCACTGAGCCATCTGTTACTCCTCTTCCTCTTTTCCCTCTTACTACATCTACATCTGTCACCTTCACCACTGCGGCTCCCAACGTTACATTCCAGGTCCCGACGACACTCACTCCCACCTCCGTCGTGCCCGGCCTCGCCACTACGACGGAACCTGACGAGGACGACCACACCGCCAGCTCCAGCGTCGAGGAACCGGTCTTGGAGACGACATCTCAGAGACCAAGAGAACCTCCTACGACCCTCACAGACACCAGTGTGGTTCccacgaccaccagcaccacacgacCAACAGCCCTCACCCCCACAGAGACCCAAAGTGACCAGCCTCCAGCAGTGGCGTGTGGCACAGGCTTCTGCCTCAACGCTGGAATCTGTGTCTTCCGCGACGCTAACTTCTCA TGTCAGTGTCCCTTCAACTACCGCGGCGCCTCCTGCGAGGTCTACTTCTACATCAACAAACCTTATTTCGTCGGTGCCTCCTACCTGGGCGTTTATGTCGGCAACATGTCGCTCCGTCGGGGCGTccag GTGTATGTGCAGTTCACCTCGCAGGACCCCAATGGCCTGGTGGCGTACAGCGAGGGCTCCAGCGACGCCTTCTTCATGCTGCTCCTCCGAAACTCCCTCTTGCAGTTCGTCTTCTCCTGCGGCCTCCAAACAGTGTCATTCCTGCAGGGCAACGATAAGCTCTCCAGGAACTACCTGACTGATGTCTCCGTCAG gATGTGGTGGACCCCCTACAGGCACGACGCTCCCTGGGGCCCCGGCATGTGCAGCGCCTCCATGCAG GTGAACGGGACGGCGCCAATATACAGCGAGCAGAGGTCGTCGAGCCCCTGGGTGCGCCTGGGGCTGCTGTACCTGGGCGGGctgccctcctcctactcctccccgCTGGTGGTCAAGGCCGGCTTCCTCCCGAGGCTCAAGGGTTGTGTCTCCTTACTCGAggtcagactccaccaccacctcgctcCTCACTCACATCTTCACTCTTTAATAGAATAG